Proteins from a genomic interval of Pelagicoccus enzymogenes:
- a CDS encoding DHH family phosphoesterase, translating to MSYFPQLAERFSELFASIANDRVLVLGHARPDGDCIGAQLGLVRLLRSEGVDAVAYNADPVPDALSFLMEETGIEKFSAEALDGSSLLFVDCADEGRIGPKSSKLIEGSNYLGNIDHHISNTNFAHFNLVEPTSAATCEIIAGLAFDFGWDVDPLTAQCLLTGIMTDTGRYSYAATTSRVFELSARLVDCGARPVTTAQSLYENEPMCRLELLQRFLATLTTRCDGKLGTGYVLHKDFLDTGAKYEHTEGFVDFTRSIEGVKIGVYFEEKKSTVKGSFRAESAAYRVDKLARQFGGGGHACAAAFSTDASLDEIQPRVFAAIEQRLAEVEQGIDV from the coding sequence ATGAGCTATTTCCCGCAGTTGGCCGAGCGCTTCAGCGAACTCTTCGCCAGCATCGCGAACGACAGGGTCTTGGTTCTCGGTCATGCCCGTCCAGACGGTGACTGTATCGGCGCCCAGTTGGGGTTGGTCAGGTTGCTGCGTTCGGAAGGGGTAGATGCGGTGGCCTACAACGCTGACCCCGTGCCAGACGCGCTTTCATTCCTCATGGAGGAAACCGGTATCGAAAAATTCAGCGCCGAAGCGTTGGACGGTAGCTCGCTGCTCTTCGTCGATTGCGCGGACGAAGGTCGGATCGGACCGAAATCGAGCAAGCTGATCGAGGGGAGCAATTATCTCGGCAATATTGATCACCACATTTCGAATACAAATTTCGCTCATTTCAATTTGGTGGAGCCGACCAGCGCGGCGACCTGCGAAATCATCGCGGGGCTCGCTTTCGATTTCGGTTGGGATGTCGATCCGCTGACGGCCCAGTGCCTGCTCACGGGTATCATGACCGATACCGGCCGCTACTCTTATGCGGCAACTACGAGCCGCGTCTTCGAACTGAGCGCCCGCTTGGTGGATTGCGGAGCTCGTCCGGTAACCACCGCTCAATCGCTTTACGAGAACGAGCCCATGTGCCGTTTGGAATTGTTGCAGCGTTTCCTCGCCACCTTGACGACCCGTTGCGACGGGAAACTGGGAACGGGCTATGTGCTGCATAAGGACTTTTTGGATACAGGGGCCAAGTACGAGCACACGGAGGGATTCGTGGACTTCACCCGTTCGATTGAGGGCGTCAAGATTGGCGTCTACTTCGAAGAGAAAAAGTCGACCGTGAAGGGAAGTTTCCGCGCCGAGTCTGCCGCGTATCGCGTGGACAAGCTGGCTCGTCAATTCGGTGGAGGCGGACACGCCTGCGCCGCTGCGTTCAGCACGGACGCGTCCTTGGACGAGATTCAACCCAGAGTTTTCGCTGCCATCGAGCAGCGCCTTGCGGAAGTAGAGCAGGGGATAGACGTTTAG
- the truB gene encoding tRNA pseudouridine(55) synthase TruB, producing MEQKRDLEGVLLIDKPTGMTSHDVVDQVRRKLRMKRIGHAGTLDPMATGLLIILVGKATKLSQYLMSLDKTYSGTIKLGESTNTQDADGEITVTKPLPEGLTQLKAQFAMSDFVGDQYQTPPMFSAVKIKGQRLYKLARKGQEVEREPRFIRVSKFEITRFDLPEIDFTLDCSKGTYVRTLANDFGEKLGCGAHLTALRRDASNDFDTSRALPLDTFKEMEISEIEKKLIPAHEAMPENRL from the coding sequence ATGGAACAGAAAAGAGATCTTGAAGGCGTTTTGCTAATCGACAAGCCCACTGGGATGACATCCCACGATGTGGTGGACCAGGTGCGCCGGAAATTGAGAATGAAACGAATCGGCCACGCGGGAACCTTGGACCCGATGGCCACTGGACTTCTTATTATCCTCGTGGGCAAGGCGACGAAGCTCTCGCAATACTTGATGAGTTTGGACAAGACCTATTCCGGCACGATCAAGCTTGGGGAGTCGACCAATACCCAAGACGCAGACGGAGAGATCACGGTCACCAAGCCGCTGCCGGAGGGCCTCACTCAGTTGAAGGCCCAGTTCGCCATGAGCGATTTCGTGGGCGACCAGTACCAGACGCCACCGATGTTCTCGGCCGTTAAGATCAAGGGGCAGCGCCTCTACAAGCTCGCTCGGAAAGGGCAGGAAGTGGAGCGCGAACCCCGCTTTATCCGCGTATCCAAATTTGAGATCACTCGTTTCGATCTTCCCGAAATCGACTTTACGCTCGATTGCTCGAAGGGCACCTACGTGCGTACCTTGGCCAACGATTTCGGCGAAAAGCTCGGTTGCGGCGCGCACTTGACGGCTCTGCGCCGCGACGCCTCGAACGATTTCGATACCTCGCGAGCCCTGCCTCTCGACACCTTCAAGGAGATGGAAATCTCGGAGATCGAGAAAAAGCTGATTCCAGCTCACGAGGCAATGCCCGAGAATCGTCTCTAG